A single genomic interval of Oncorhynchus mykiss isolate Arlee chromosome 13, USDA_OmykA_1.1, whole genome shotgun sequence harbors:
- the LOC110485848 gene encoding putative uncharacterized protein DDB_G0278921, whose amino-acid sequence MGGNTSHDGAASHPYSHNDSHNDSHNDSHNDSHDDNRVDNSEHISGQNISGQKISGNMTGNFSIGNQTNTTSHSASPKTPQKTVVPSITIANVTGGKVRLYYKSEEMVLSDLIEGSHLRKGDSILILDGTVKKTNLPQSLYVTGFQVESDNTQSCPEEGPIYGLDNLLAAYDEGHPKSYILTADKEVKVAETGKIWVDKDGVDHNPKK is encoded by the exons ATGGGAGGGAATACTTCACATGATGGTGCTGCTTCACATCCCTACAGCCATAATGACAGCCATAATGACAGTCACAATGACAGCCATAATGACAGCCACGACGACAACCGTGTTGACAACAGCGAAcacatatcaggccaaaacataTCAGGCCAAAAAATATCAGGCAATATGACAGGCAATTTTTCCATTGGCAACCAGACCAACACCACCAGTCATTCCG cTTCACCAAAAACTCCCCAAAAAACTGTCGTACCCAGCATCACCATTGCCAACGTTACAGGCGGCAAAGTGCGTCTCTACTACAAGTCAGAGGAGATGGTTCTCAGTGACCTCATCGAGGGAAGTCATCTCAGGAAGGGCGACTCCATCCTCATCCTGGATGGCACCGTTAAGAAGACCAACCTCCCTCAGAGCCTCTATGTCACTGGCTTCCAAGTAGAAAGTGACAATACTCAATCATGTCCTGAGGAAGGCCCAATTTATGGTCTGGACAACCTCCTGGCAGCGTATGATGAGGGTCACCCCAAGTCCTACATCCTCACTGCCGACAAAGAGGTGAAGgtagctgaaacaggaaagatcTGGGTGGATAAGGACGGGGTGGATCACAACCCCAAAAAGTAA
- the LOC110485850 gene encoding lysozyme g, whose protein sequence is MGSHEMAGELPYMNKYKSIIKRVGSNHGVEPSIIAGIISRETRAGTGAGLVNGWGDNGNAFGLMQVDKNWHIPRGRWDSEEHLSQATGILVGIIGSVQRKFPSWTKEQQLRGGLAAYNVGLDKVHCYSRVDEMTTGGDYSMDVLARAQFYRRNGY, encoded by the exons ATGG GATCTCATGAAATGGCAGGAGAACTGCCATACATGAACAAGTATAAGTCCATCATAAAGCGGGTGGGGAGTAACCATGGAGTGGAGCCATCCATCATAGCTGGGATCATCTCACGAGAGACCAGGGCCGGGACAGGAGCAGGACTGGTCAATGGTTGGGGGGACAATGGAAATGCGTTTGGACTCATGCAG GTTGACAAAAACTGGCACATTCCACGGGGGAGATGGGACAGTGAGGAACATCTGAGTCAAGCAACTGGGATACTCGTTGGTATAATTGGATCGGTTCAGAGAAAATTCCCTTCATGGACCAAAGAGCAGCAGCTGAGAG GAGGGTTAGCAGCCTACAATGTGGGGCTGGATAAAGTCCACTGTTACAGTAGAGTGGATGAGATGACCACTGGGGGGGACTACTCCATGGATGTTCTTGCCAGAGCTCAATTTTACAGACGTAATGGTTATTAA